CTACAACAACCCTATTTTTTATTATTCCTGCTCTTCGCTAAATTGCTGGCGACCTCCCTCACCCTTGGTTCTGGCGCTTCGGGAGGCGTTTTTTCACCTTCCCTGTTTATGGGGGCGGCTCTCGGCACCGGGTACGGGCTCCTTCTGAATGACTGGTTTCCTGCCCTGAATCTCAATGTGCAAGGTCTTGCAGTCGTCGGAATGGCAGGACTGGTGGGGGGCGCCACCGGGGCCGTCATGACGGCGGTCGTGATGATTTTCGAAATGACGCGGGATTACAACGTCATCATTCCCCTTATGATCTGCGTTTCCATTGCCTATGGTGTGCGTCGGATTTTGCTCAGCGAAAGCATCTACACGATGAAACTTAGCCGCCGCGGCCATCGTATTCCCCAAGTACTGCAAACCTCCTGGTGCATTTCCGCACGGGCCAGTGATGTCGCAATGTCCCCACTCCTTATCGCTAATCCTCATGAGGACTGGACTGCGCTACGCAAGTGGCAACAGCCAGCCGACGGACAACCATATATCGTCGTACTTGAGGGACAGAAAATTGTGAAGGTGCTTGATCCGCAACCACCAGGTCAGGGAGAACCAAACGAGGAGCGTGAAACCACTTTTATGCTGGCGACGGCTGATGACCTATTGCTGGATCTTCTCGCCGAGCTTGAGGAGACGGGATCTGATGTGGCTGTAGTCGTCAGGCCGGACGGGGAATTGGATAGTCCTGGAAATATTCTCGGGATTTTAGCGTTTAGCACAATCATCAAGGAATTTAACGGGGCAAACAGCTCATTTGATACACTCTAAACCCATCGACAATAGAACTCTGGAAATAGTTGCCTTGTGTTTCGTCGGGAGGGGCAATGTGGGTTGCGGCGAAATCCACTTGGGCCAAGGCATCTGAAGTAGATACCGGCCCGAAGAATATTCTTAAAGATGATAGTAGATATGTCTTTTTAACTGATCTTCAAATGTCATCTGCAGGTGCCTGCGCCCAGGGTGGATCTAAGCGGAGGATCTTGTCATAGACAGGACAACTCTGCTGATGAGCGCCAGGTAGGTAGCCGGTGCTCATCAAAAATTCACCGGTAATTTCGCCGCCAGTGAAGCAAAATGTCCATTTGAAGAGCTTAACCCATTCTGGCTTGGGAAGAGGATGATGGAACTCTAGCCAGGAGCCGAAACTGCCGAACTCATGACGGATCTTAACCAGTCTGCGAGCATTTTCGATGGCGGCATCAATCTTGAGGCGGTTACGGATAATCCCGGCATCGGCCAGCAGTCGCTGCCGTTCTGTTTCTCCGTAGCCGGCGATCCGGTTGATGTCGAAACCCTCAAATGCGCTGCGAAAGTTATCCTTCTTCTTTAGAATCGTCAGCCATGACAGTCCTGCCTGATTAATTTCGAGCACAAGTCGTTCAAACAAGAGATGATCGGCGCCCAGCGGGAAACCATATTCATTCTCATGGTAAGGTCCGTGCCACTGATGGCCCGGTGCCATTTCGCAATAACTGCTCATGAGGTCTCCTTTTTTTCAATTTGGGAGGAGTTAGTTGATTATAAACCATGCTGTTGATGCCCATGGACTTTTTCAATAAATAACTGTCTATCTCCTTTCATAGGGGGATTTGTGATATAGTTGATTCAACCCAAACGCAAAGGAGGAAGACGATATGCCAGTCTCTGAGCCACCGGACCAGATGGGATTAAGAGCGTTAAAAATCAACGATCAATGACCCGGCGGAAGCATGCCGGTTGAGGTTCCCTCTGGGAACACTGCATATTTAGATGCCCAAAAAGAAAGCCTCCGTTGCAATGACGGGGGCTTTCGCGCTTTTGAATTTATTATTGTATTTACTCCATCGCGGAAATTTGGTCAGGAGAGAGTCGTCATTGCTCTGTTTCTTTCCGGCCTACATGCACACGCGTAAAATTTGCTGTAAGTCCGTGTGACCGGAAAGAATCTTGCTGACGCCATCCATCATCAGGGTTCGCATCCCGTTTTCTACGGCAATTTTTTGCAGGTCCTCCATGTTCTTTCCTGCCTTGATCGTGTGACGCACAATTTCAGTCGCAGGGAGCAACTCATGAATAGGAACCCGACCTCTGTAGCCGGCCTGGCCACACAGGTCACAGCCGATTTTTCGGTACATGGTGATTTTTTCACGCCTGTTGGGCATCTTATGCTGTTGGTAAAGGGTTTCTCCGTAGGTATGCTTCAGTTGCTCGAATTCCTCGGGAGATGGTTGATAAGCTTCTCGACAGTTGTGACATAAGCTCCGCGCAAGCCTTTGAGCCAGGATGCCGATAAGTGCATTTGCAAAGTTAAAGGGGTCCATTCCCATCTCAATCAAGCGCACCGCGGTCTCGACAGCACTGTTGGTGTGCAGGGTGCTTAAAACCAAATGCCCGGTCAGAGAGGCATCAATGGCCGTTTTGGCGGTTTCAGTGTCGCGCATCTCGCCAACCATAATGACGTCGGGGTCAGAGCGTAAAAAGGAGCGCAAAGCCTGCTCAAAGGTAAAGCCGATTTTAGGGTGGATCTGAACCTGGCGCAGACCCGGTTGAGTAATTTCGATCGGATCCTCAGCAGTCCAGATTTTTCTGTCCGGGGTATTGATGTGCCCGAGCGCCGAGTGGAGGGTGGTTGTCTTCCCTGATCCGGTTGGTCCGACACAAAGGATGATGCCGTACGGCTTGGAGAGCATCTCAATAAACATTTCACGGTTTTTATCAGTGAACCCCAGTTCGGTAATTTTAAGTGGTTCGGAAGATGACAGGATTCTGAGGACCGCATCTTCCTGTCCGCCGGCAGTCGGAGTCGTTTCCACGCGGAACTCTATCTTGCGGCGATCCGAGCGCATGGCAATTTTCCCGCTTTGAGGTTTTCGCCGCTCGGCAATGTCCAGTTTGGCCATAATTTTAATCCGGGAGATCATTGCCTTTTTATAGGTGGCTGAAACCTGGTGCGCGATATTGCAGGCCCCGTCAATCCGGTATCTGATTTGAAGGGGATGGTTCGCCGGACCTGGTTCAAAATGGATGTCGGAGGCCCCTTTACTGAAGGCATCGAGAAGAATTCGATTGACCAGAGATATGATCTGCGAATCAGTTTCGCTGGCGGCGGAATCGACAAACTCGTCAGTCTCCTCAACAATGCCGACCAGTTCTTCGGAAAGATCGCCAATAATCTCGGCAATGTGCTCTTCATTGCTGCCATAATATTTATCTATCGCCGCGCGTATTTGAGAGGCAGGCGCTGCGACGAAATCGATCGCTTTATTGGTGAAAAAGCGCAGGTTATCACCAATAGTCGGGTCTGTCGGATCAGAGGTCGCGATCGTCAATCGGCCATGTTTCAGCTTCAAAGGCATGATTTTGAACTGCACGGCCAGATTCCGTGTCACAACCGCCAGAGATTCAAGGTCAGGATCAACGTTATTGAGGTCGGTAACCGGGATACGAAACTTTGTTGACAACGCTTTCAGGAGTTGCTCTTCAGTAACCAATCCTTTTTCCAGCAGCAGTTCGCCTACGCGTTTCTTTCTGTCCGATTTTTGGTCTTCAAGGGCTTTTTGGACCTGTTCATTGGTGACCAGTTTGGCTTGAACCAGCAGATCGCCGATCCGAATTTTTTGTTCTTGTGCGGTGGCTGAGGACATTTTCGCCAGTTGTTCGATTTCTCCCTGGTTGAGGGCCGAATTCTCTGCGATTATTTCGCCGACCTTTTTACTGCGCAGTTGATCCTGCTCGTTGAGGACCTCTTCAACCCGACTGCTCTCAAGCCAGCCGTTCTCTTCTAATATGTCTGTCAGAGGCCTTTTTTCAAGTCTTTGGCGGATACCATTCAAGGTAAAGAAAATGCTGCGATATGAAGCCTTCGGATCGACAGGGAAAGCATAAAACCCATTGGTGTATTGCTGATTGTCAGGAACCCTGATGTCAAAGGTTTCCCCGGTGGTGGTTTCTATCTGTTCCGCAAGCTCGTCCTGTTGATTAGGAAGTCGCCAATTTTTCTTGTCGAGAACCATGACGTAGCAGAGTTCATCCAGAGGGATGGAAATTCCTTCCTGGTTGCGGTTTAATTCAACGTGGATTCTGTCGTCTTGCGGACGAAAGGGACTTAGAAGGTTAACTTCTTCCTGGCGGCCCGATAAGAATTTCACAATCAACGGTTGTTTCATGGGGTTCCCGTAATAACTCTGGAAAATATAGTTTTACCTCCGTGGCCGCTGGGTGATCTCAGCTACGCAGCGGCCGCAGTATAGATACGCGATATCTTAACAGATTCGGACGCTCACTTCTTGAGCAAGTCTATCAAAAACTTGCAAGGCGCTCTTCAATTTGACTGATGTGCAAGGAAAAGCGGCAAAATATGTGATGACGGAGGTTCTGCTGCGCGCTTCTTTTCCTGCGGGTGCATATATCTATAGGGCAGGTGGCGTGTTCGTCTTCCAGGCCGCTAATTAGTGGGGGCCTGGCGTGCCGCGGGTTGCTGTAAGGGGATCTCGCCTTTCTCCCGGATGTGCATACTCGGGAGGAGCTGTCCGAGATCGAGTTTAGCTTCAAACTCATAGTGGAGGCGGTCCCGAGGCTCGGACATCAATGTGCTCAACAGACGCAGTCCGTTCAACAGATCTGTTGTCGCCTGCAGCAGAATGTCTCCTTCCCCGTAACCTTGAATAGTCGGGAGGTCATTTGTGACTCCGGTCAACAATTTATGACCCTCAATACTTATCTGATAAACAACCCCTTTCAGGGGGAGGGGGATGAGATTCGGGTTGATCACGTGCAGCCCGATTTCAAAGCGTGGCGCCATGCTTTGAGAGGGCAGCAGGCGGAAGGAAGTCAGACTGACCTGTGGTGATTCAAGGCCTGGTGTCAGTGCTGCGCAACCCGTTGCCAAGAACAGGAGGATCAGATAGATCGCCGAACGAATTGATTGACGCATGGGGGTTCCGCCTTTTACTGTTTGAGGACAGGGATCATTTCATTAAACCGCGACAGACTGGCCGGGTCAATTGAGCAGGGTCGTTACACTCACCAGTTTGAACCCTCGACTGCGCAGGGTGCGAATGATTTCGGGCAGGGCCTTGGCGGTTTGCCAGCCACGTCCGTTGGCGTGCATGACGACGATTGACCCGTTGCGAGCCGCTTTGGTCACAGTTTTAACAAGCTGCGCGGCCGAAAAATTGCGGTCAGGATCGCCACTCACCACGTCCCACTGGATGGTCCGTACCCCGGTGGTGGAGATCGCTTGCAGCACGCGCGCATCAAAGTAACCGAATGGCAGGCGAAACAGCTGAGGTGATGGTCCGAAATGTTGCTGCAGCAAAGATTCGGTCCGTTCAATCTCGGTGCGGATAGCGGCATCGTCCAGTTTGCGCAGGTCAGGATGATCCCATGAGTGGTTGCCCAGAACGAACAGTGGGTTCTTCAGTTCGGCCGCCTCCTGTGAGTGGGTTCTCAACCAATCTCCTCCGACGAAAAAGGTGGCTGGTGTTGCGGTCTGCTGCAGCACCTTGATCACGCCGCGGTCAAATCCCGAGGGGTGTTTCGGGGTCTGGCAGAGATCAAAGGTCAAGGCAATGCGCGGGCGGTTGCGCGGGCCGTGAGTAATCAGCAGCGCAGAAGAATCCGCCTTGACCGGCGCAGAAAAACCCAGCAGGAGGCAGCACAACAAAGGTGCAAATATTTTTAATAACGTGTTTATCATGATGGCACCGGTCTCTTGTTGCTGTCCTGTGGCTCGTTCTCCCCAGAATGACCCCGATATTTAAGCTGCAAGCCCTTCAGGAAGTTGCGTAAAATCTGATCCTGGCATTCACGGTAGTGTTGATGTCCGGGGCGCCTGAAGAAGGCACTTAATTCGTGTTTACTGATGTGAAAGTTGGCCAGATCCATCACAGCTGAGACATCCTCGGCCTTCAGATTTAAGGCGATTTTCAATTTCATAAAAATAATATTGTTAGTTAAACGCGTCTCTGGCTCCGCTTGAGGGCCCTCTTTTTTACCCCGTTTGGCGTTGATCAACCCGTTGAGAAACAACGCCAGATCGCGGTCATGACATTTGTCATAGGCAGGATCTTCTTCCTTTTTAAGCCAGTCACTGACCTGTTCGCGAGTGACTTGACACCCTGCCTGACCAAACAGGGCGATCATCTGTGAATCATCAAAGTCGAAGACATAACGGAGGCGGCGCAAAATATCATTATTGGTCATGGGTTTGTCCTCGGGCACGCGTACTTATAGAAAAATCCGGGAGAAAACACCCCGGTGAGGGTTTCCATCTGAGTTTAGCTCTTTTGTGCCGGAAAATACCTTACTAAAATGTTTCATACTAGGAGACCAGGTGAAGATGCTTTGCAGAGGGTGAATCCCTCTTGCGGCAACTTGGCTGATAGCTTATCGTCCCTGTTGGTCGTTTTTTTCGCGCATTTTTCTGATAGAGATAACCTGAGTACGGTAGTTTTCAAGTGAGGCCATGAAAAAATATTTTTTACTTACTCTGCTGCTTCTTCTCCTGACAGTTCCCCCCGTTCAGGCCTGGTACCCTCGTCTGAAGAAGGAGATGATAGTTACGCGAGAGACGACCGTTGTTGGTCATGATCGTGATTATATTACGGATTCCAGTGATACGCTAATTGAGCTGGCCAGGCGTGCGGGGATCGGGTTTGAAAATTTGGTGAGGGCTAACCCAGGAGTCGATCCCTGGAATCCGCGCGCCGGGACTCGTCTGGTGTTGCCGAGCGCCGTTTTATTGCCGAGCGGGGCGCAAATCGGCATTATTATTAATCTTGCCGAATTGAGACTTTATTTTTTCTGGGATGAGGCTGGGGTAAAAAAAGTCCGGATTTACCCGGTGGGGATCGGCCGGGAAGGATGGGCGTCTCCACTGGGGAATTTTGAGGTGAAGACGATCATCGATAACCCGGAGTGGTCGCCTCCCGCCTCATTGCGGCAGGAAAAGCCTGAGCTGCCGGGGATTGTGCCGCCGGGGCCGGATAACCCATTAGGCAGCTACTGGATCGGGTTGTCTGCAGCGGGGGTGGGCATTCACGGTACAAATCAACCCCTCGGGGTTGGACGTCGCGTCAGTCATGGGTGTATCCGACTCTATCCTGAGGATATCGCTGATTTGGTGGGACGGGTCCGTCCCGGAACCCCGGTCCGAATTGTCGATCAGCCGGTGAAACAGATCGTCCATGCCGGAATTCTTTATCTGGAGGTCCATCTGAGCACTGAAAATCCTGCCGGGTTTGATTTTTATTCGGGTAACTGGAACCGGGAGGTGATTGCTCAGACCCTGAAGCTGGCTCAAGGTCTGCCGGTGAAAATTCTGCCATTAAGGTGATTTGTCTGGTTTTATAAAAAAAGCCCCGTTTCCGGGGCTTTTAAATTACTTTTTGAGAGTCATCTCAAAGGCTTTTTTGGCATCTGCTGCGCTCTGGCTTGCTCTGGCAGCGGCGGCTTCAGCCGAACCTGCAGCTACATCCGCCCGCTTTGCAGCTTCTTCAGCCCGCACTGCAGCCGCTTCCGCCCGCTGAGCTGAAGTTGCCGACATCGTTGCCGAGCTGGCAGCGGCTGTCGCCGACTGACTCGCACTGACGCTGGCATCCTTGGCCTGATTGAGCAGGTCGCGGTCCGCTTGCGAAAGTTGAGCTGCGCAGCCGGTCATCAGAAAGCCGGTTGCTAATACAGCGACCAGAAAGTAGGTTGCTTTTTTCATTGTTAAGTCTCCTTGGTGGTGAGGGTTAAATATTATATACATTGAAGCTTATATGTAACGATTGTCAATTAAAACGGTAGCCGTCAGATGGGAAAAAGGAAATTTTGTTGGTTTACTTTTTCGACTCACGCGCCATCGTCTCGTCTTGTTCTCCTTTTTCGACGATGGCATAGTGCCGTATGTCCTAGAAAATGTTCATTTAATAAGAAAGGTACCTCTGGATGATTCCCTTATCTGTCAGTGAAGCCTGGAACGAACTCCCCGAAAATAAACGGACTGCCGTTTGCCGCCAATGTGCCAAAAAACAACCAACGATTTTCGCGCGCTGGATCGACGCAGCCGGATTGAAAAGTTTTCGCCATGATTCTGTGGTGAACCGTAAAGTCGGAGCAGGTTTGCGCCTCGATGCAGTCCTCTTCAAGGCCGAAGAAGGTCAATTGGCAGCTGATGTGCTGGTGGCTTATTTTACTGAACTCGCGCCGGAAATTAATAATCAGTATCTCGCCTTGATTGAGGAGGCCGGGAATGAAGAGCCTGAAACGAAGCTCGAAATTTATGCGCAACTTGCGCGTCGGCACAAAGATTCTCCCTTCATCAGGCTCTATCTGGTCACTGCCCTCTGGGTTGAAGAGTTCCATGAAGAGGATATTAAACTTGTCGACCAACGTGCAGCCGAGTTGTCCGAGTCCGCCTGAGGCCTGAGATACGGAAGCGGCGCGGTCTCTTTGTCCGTCTTCCTCCGTCGTCTGCAAGCCCGCTCGGGTTTACAGGCGACAGAGTAATAATTGGGGCAACTTAGCCCTGACTCTGTGCCGAGTGTTCTGATACCCGTCAGGCGTTTTGCTTAAGGCTTCGTGGGCGATACAAATTGATGGCATTCTGATAAAAGACCCTGCTCGCAAGCTCTTCACCCAGCGCATCAATTACTCTGAAAAAGTCAGCGTCCGAATAAGGCTCCGGTGCCCTTGTTGAGGGGAGATCCGTCCCGAATATGAGCGCTTGCGGATTCGTCGCTGTAATGGCTCTCAGGACTTCTCCAACTTCGAAATCAACCCGGCCAAAGCCGGTAGCTTTTACATACACTCCCTTTTCAACCAGAGCCAGGAGGGCGGGCAGGCCTGCCGCCGTCAGCCCAAGGTGGTCGATACTGACTGCCGGGAG
Above is a genomic segment from Geopsychrobacter electrodiphilus DSM 16401 containing:
- a CDS encoding DNA-3-methyladenine glycosylase I, which encodes MSSYCEMAPGHQWHGPYHENEYGFPLGADHLLFERLVLEINQAGLSWLTILKKKDNFRSAFEGFDINRIAGYGETERQRLLADAGIIRNRLKIDAAIENARRLVKIRHEFGSFGSWLEFHHPLPKPEWVKLFKWTFCFTGGEITGEFLMSTGYLPGAHQQSCPVYDKILRLDPPWAQAPADDI
- a CDS encoding GspE/PulE family protein, whose amino-acid sequence is MKQPLIVKFLSGRQEEVNLLSPFRPQDDRIHVELNRNQEGISIPLDELCYVMVLDKKNWRLPNQQDELAEQIETTTGETFDIRVPDNQQYTNGFYAFPVDPKASYRSIFFTLNGIRQRLEKRPLTDILEENGWLESSRVEEVLNEQDQLRSKKVGEIIAENSALNQGEIEQLAKMSSATAQEQKIRIGDLLVQAKLVTNEQVQKALEDQKSDRKKRVGELLLEKGLVTEEQLLKALSTKFRIPVTDLNNVDPDLESLAVVTRNLAVQFKIMPLKLKHGRLTIATSDPTDPTIGDNLRFFTNKAIDFVAAPASQIRAAIDKYYGSNEEHIAEIIGDLSEELVGIVEETDEFVDSAASETDSQIISLVNRILLDAFSKGASDIHFEPGPANHPLQIRYRIDGACNIAHQVSATYKKAMISRIKIMAKLDIAERRKPQSGKIAMRSDRRKIEFRVETTPTAGGQEDAVLRILSSSEPLKITELGFTDKNREMFIEMLSKPYGIILCVGPTGSGKTTTLHSALGHINTPDRKIWTAEDPIEITQPGLRQVQIHPKIGFTFEQALRSFLRSDPDVIMVGEMRDTETAKTAIDASLTGHLVLSTLHTNSAVETAVRLIEMGMDPFNFANALIGILAQRLARSLCHNCREAYQPSPEEFEQLKHTYGETLYQQHKMPNRREKITMYRKIGCDLCGQAGYRGRVPIHELLPATEIVRHTIKAGKNMEDLQKIAVENGMRTLMMDGVSKILSGHTDLQQILRVCM
- a CDS encoding LEA type 2 family protein, which produces MRQSIRSAIYLILLFLATGCAALTPGLESPQVSLTSFRLLPSQSMAPRFEIGLHVINPNLIPLPLKGVVYQISIEGHKLLTGVTNDLPTIQGYGEGDILLQATTDLLNGLRLLSTLMSEPRDRLHYEFEAKLDLGQLLPSMHIREKGEIPLQQPAARQAPTN
- a CDS encoding polysaccharide deacetylase family protein, translating into MINTLLKIFAPLLCCLLLGFSAPVKADSSALLITHGPRNRPRIALTFDLCQTPKHPSGFDRGVIKVLQQTATPATFFVGGDWLRTHSQEAAELKNPLFVLGNHSWDHPDLRKLDDAAIRTEIERTESLLQQHFGPSPQLFRLPFGYFDARVLQAISTTGVRTIQWDVVSGDPDRNFSAAQLVKTVTKAARNGSIVVMHANGRGWQTAKALPEIIRTLRSRGFKLVSVTTLLN
- a CDS encoding DUF1456 family protein, with the protein product MTNNDILRRLRYVFDFDDSQMIALFGQAGCQVTREQVSDWLKKEEDPAYDKCHDRDLALFLNGLINAKRGKKEGPQAEPETRLTNNIIFMKLKIALNLKAEDVSAVMDLANFHISKHELSAFFRRPGHQHYRECQDQILRNFLKGLQLKYRGHSGENEPQDSNKRPVPS
- a CDS encoding L,D-transpeptidase family protein, which produces MIVTRETTVVGHDRDYITDSSDTLIELARRAGIGFENLVRANPGVDPWNPRAGTRLVLPSAVLLPSGAQIGIIINLAELRLYFFWDEAGVKKVRIYPVGIGREGWASPLGNFEVKTIIDNPEWSPPASLRQEKPELPGIVPPGPDNPLGSYWIGLSAAGVGIHGTNQPLGVGRRVSHGCIRLYPEDIADLVGRVRPGTPVRIVDQPVKQIVHAGILYLEVHLSTENPAGFDFYSGNWNREVIAQTLKLAQGLPVKILPLR